One genomic window of Nocardia higoensis includes the following:
- a CDS encoding Mrp/NBP35 family ATP-binding protein, translating into MTAARVYCVVSGKGGVGKSSVTVNLAVALAGRGLRVGVLDADVHGHSVPALLGITTAPALVDAKMVPPVAFGVAVMSAGMFAEDNAPLAWRGPLLHGALRQLVADVAWGEPDVLLIDMPPGTGDIALSLAQLLPEAELLVVTTPQRAAARIAERSGAMAARTGQRVAGIVENMAWYEAPDGSRQELFGAGGAAAVSHALTGLLGAPCPVLGRIPFDPAVGAAGDEGTPIVIADPSSPVASAFDELAGALRADRRGLTGMSLPVSVATTAGRGDGCGRASSCSLPAAG; encoded by the coding sequence ATCGGGTAAAGGGGGCGTCGGAAAGTCCAGTGTCACGGTGAATCTCGCGGTCGCTCTGGCTGGGCGCGGGCTTCGGGTCGGCGTGCTCGACGCCGACGTGCACGGGCATTCGGTGCCCGCGCTGCTCGGGATCACCACCGCCCCCGCGCTCGTCGACGCGAAGATGGTGCCGCCCGTCGCTTTCGGCGTCGCCGTGATGTCGGCGGGCATGTTCGCCGAGGACAATGCCCCGCTCGCCTGGCGCGGCCCGCTGCTGCACGGGGCGCTGCGTCAGTTGGTCGCCGACGTGGCCTGGGGGGAGCCGGACGTGCTGCTGATCGACATGCCGCCGGGCACCGGCGATATCGCGCTGTCGCTGGCCCAGCTGCTCCCCGAGGCGGAGCTGCTGGTGGTGACGACGCCGCAGCGCGCGGCGGCGCGCATCGCCGAGCGCTCGGGCGCGATGGCAGCCCGGACCGGGCAGCGGGTGGCGGGCATCGTGGAGAACATGGCCTGGTACGAGGCGCCCGACGGCAGCAGACAGGAGCTCTTCGGTGCGGGCGGCGCCGCGGCGGTGAGCCACGCGCTGACCGGTCTGCTCGGTGCTCCCTGCCCGGTACTGGGGCGGATTCCCTTCGATCCGGCGGTGGGCGCGGCAGGCGACGAGGGCACGCCGATCGTGATCGCCGACCCGAGCTCGCCCGTGGCGTCGGCCTTCGACGAGTTGGCCGGCGCGCTACGAGCGGACCGTCGTGGACTGACCGGGATGTCGTTGCCGGTATCGGTGGCCACCACGGCGGGGCGTGGCGACGGATGCGGCCGGGCGTCGTCGTGCTCGCTGCCCGCGGCCGGATAA
- a CDS encoding LysR family transcriptional regulator — translation MTLPPGTPDLEVLDLLVSVAELGSLGAAARRHGITQPAASMRVSALERRLRLTLVDRGPTGSVLTDAGHAVVGQARRLLVAAGELMAEVEGLRAVGAAKLRIAASKTIADHRVPYWLAALRTDRPEVVVSLEVENSAQVAMLVRDGAADLGFVEGPHPPTGLSSRVLGADELIVVVAPGHPWASRARPVTLRELARTALLWREPGSGTRDTVWDLLAAQAPLAGPAAELGSAAAIVAAVESGMAPAVLSRLIAAPHLAAGTLVVVRTAEPDKLTRKFRAVWRRGSPPVGAAALLVERAGMLERAASTPP, via the coding sequence ATGACCCTGCCGCCCGGAACACCCGACCTGGAGGTCCTCGACCTGCTGGTGTCGGTGGCCGAGCTGGGCAGTCTCGGCGCGGCGGCGCGCAGGCACGGCATCACCCAGCCCGCGGCGAGTATGCGGGTCAGCGCTTTGGAGCGGCGGCTGCGATTGACACTGGTGGATCGCGGCCCGACCGGGTCGGTGCTCACCGATGCCGGCCACGCCGTCGTCGGACAGGCCAGGCGGTTGCTGGTCGCCGCGGGGGAACTGATGGCGGAGGTGGAGGGGCTGCGCGCGGTCGGCGCGGCCAAACTGCGTATCGCCGCCTCGAAAACCATTGCCGACCATCGTGTTCCGTACTGGCTGGCGGCCCTGCGGACCGATCGGCCGGAGGTGGTGGTGTCCCTCGAGGTGGAGAATTCGGCACAGGTCGCGATGCTGGTCCGCGACGGAGCCGCCGACCTCGGTTTCGTCGAGGGCCCGCATCCGCCCACCGGGTTGAGCAGCCGGGTGCTCGGTGCGGACGAACTGATTGTGGTCGTGGCCCCGGGGCATCCGTGGGCGTCCCGGGCCCGGCCGGTGACTCTGCGCGAGCTGGCGCGGACCGCGCTGCTGTGGCGCGAGCCGGGTTCGGGCACCCGGGACACCGTGTGGGATCTGCTCGCCGCGCAGGCGCCGCTCGCCGGACCCGCCGCCGAACTCGGCTCGGCGGCGGCCATCGTGGCCGCCGTGGAGTCGGGCATGGCGCCCGCGGTGCTCAGCCGGCTGATCGCCGCCCCCCATCTGGCCGCGGGGACCCTCGTGGTGGTCCGCACGGCCGAGCCGGACAAGCTCACCCGCAAGTTCCGCGCGGTGTGGCGGCGTGGCTCTCCGCCCGTCGGCGCGGCGGCGCTGCTGGTCGAGCGCGCGGGCATGCTCGAGCGCGCCGCGTCCACGCCGCCGTAA
- a CDS encoding MMPL family transporter, whose amino-acid sequence MSVYLYRFGKFAFRRKWIVLPIWLVLLGILGALGAQLSKPMSNDFSMPSLPSERATEILDKHFPGASSAFSLDAVTGTYVIAAPEGQKLTDPANRAAVDAFVARLGQFDLVDHAKPVTNPILAAEAMGCLTAPDPATCSGAPLNVLNAEAPDTVAVIAVPFTIESFADITPENREAAYDVADAARAAGLTVELSGSIAQEENQPSGQAEMIGMAVALVVMIVGFGAIVAAFVPIITAIAGLGAAISVVTLGTSFMEIPSFTTFLASMIGIALSIDYALFIVSRYKHELTVQDSPEEAAGIALGTAGSAVVFAGLTVIIALAGLSIVGVQFLTFMGLGGAIAAAFAVITAITLMPALLGAFGRFLFTPKLPFIAKHDPEDDSTVTNGMRFGRLLGKAPWVAVVLSVIVLGALAAPAANLNLGLPGEDAMPTDSTVRKAYELRTEGFGEGSNGVLNVVVDLENVPGDRREEAVNALRDRLAGYPDMDYVTTPMLSENGAGAMLDAVPKAGPNNQATKDLVASARDAEAELNAQYGMEYGITGPTAIYADIDHVLLSKIVPYLAIVAGAAFVLLILVFRSILVPLTAALGFLLSMAATFGATVLIFQEGAFGLISDPHPIVSFLPIMLIGLVFGLAMDYQVFLVTRMREEFVHGKSPAEAVVSGYHHGARVVTAAAIIMISVFASFMLEPDVTVKSFGFALAAGVLFDAFVVRMVLIPALLVIMGKWSWWMPAWLDRVLPEIDVEGAKLRDLQQPAGLPNKEPVGV is encoded by the coding sequence GTGTCCGTCTATCTGTACCGATTCGGAAAGTTCGCTTTCCGCCGCAAATGGATAGTGCTGCCCATCTGGCTCGTCCTGCTCGGCATCCTCGGTGCGCTCGGCGCGCAGCTGAGCAAGCCGATGAGCAACGACTTCAGCATGCCGTCGCTGCCCTCCGAGCGCGCCACCGAAATCCTCGACAAGCACTTCCCGGGGGCTTCCTCCGCCTTCTCGCTCGACGCGGTCACCGGCACCTACGTCATCGCCGCCCCCGAGGGCCAGAAGCTGACCGACCCCGCCAACCGGGCCGCGGTCGACGCCTTCGTCGCGCGCCTCGGGCAGTTCGACCTCGTCGACCACGCCAAGCCGGTGACCAACCCGATCCTGGCCGCCGAGGCGATGGGCTGCCTGACCGCGCCCGACCCCGCCACCTGCAGTGGGGCGCCGCTGAACGTCTTGAACGCCGAGGCACCGGACACGGTGGCGGTGATCGCCGTGCCGTTCACCATCGAGTCCTTCGCCGACATCACCCCCGAGAACCGCGAGGCCGCCTACGACGTGGCCGACGCCGCGCGGGCGGCCGGGCTGACCGTCGAACTCAGCGGCAGCATCGCGCAGGAGGAAAACCAGCCGAGTGGTCAGGCCGAGATGATCGGTATGGCCGTGGCGCTGGTCGTCATGATCGTCGGCTTCGGCGCGATCGTGGCCGCCTTCGTCCCGATCATCACCGCCATCGCCGGACTCGGCGCGGCCATCTCGGTGGTCACCCTGGGCACCTCCTTCATGGAGATCCCCAGCTTCACCACCTTCCTGGCCTCGATGATCGGCATCGCGCTGTCCATCGACTACGCGCTGTTCATCGTCTCGCGCTACAAACACGAACTGACCGTTCAGGATTCGCCCGAGGAAGCCGCGGGCATCGCCCTGGGCACCGCGGGCTCGGCGGTCGTGTTCGCCGGTCTGACCGTGATCATCGCGCTGGCCGGTCTGAGCATCGTCGGCGTGCAGTTCCTGACCTTCATGGGTCTGGGCGGCGCCATCGCCGCCGCGTTCGCCGTGATCACCGCGATCACCCTGATGCCCGCGCTGCTCGGCGCGTTCGGCCGCTTCCTGTTCACCCCGAAGCTGCCCTTCATCGCCAAGCACGACCCCGAGGACGACTCGACGGTCACCAACGGCATGCGCTTCGGACGCCTGCTCGGCAAGGCCCCGTGGGTCGCGGTGGTGCTCAGCGTGATCGTCCTCGGTGCCCTGGCCGCTCCCGCCGCGAACCTGAACCTCGGCCTGCCCGGCGAGGACGCCATGCCGACGGACTCCACCGTCCGCAAGGCCTACGAGCTGCGCACCGAAGGCTTCGGCGAGGGCAGCAACGGCGTGCTCAACGTGGTCGTCGACCTGGAGAACGTGCCGGGCGACCGGCGCGAGGAAGCCGTGAACGCGCTGCGCGACCGGCTGGCCGGCTACCCGGACATGGACTACGTGACCACGCCGATGCTCAGCGAGAACGGCGCGGGCGCCATGCTCGACGCCGTGCCGAAGGCGGGCCCGAACAACCAGGCCACCAAGGATCTGGTCGCTTCCGCCCGCGACGCCGAGGCCGAACTGAACGCGCAGTACGGCATGGAGTACGGCATCACCGGCCCCACCGCCATCTACGCCGATATCGACCACGTGCTGCTCAGCAAGATCGTTCCCTACCTGGCCATCGTGGCGGGCGCGGCGTTCGTGCTGCTGATCCTGGTGTTCCGTTCCATCCTGGTTCCGCTGACCGCCGCCCTGGGTTTCCTGCTCTCGATGGCGGCCACCTTCGGCGCGACGGTGCTGATCTTCCAGGAGGGCGCCTTCGGCCTGATCTCCGATCCGCACCCGATCGTCAGCTTCCTGCCGATCATGTTGATCGGCTTGGTGTTCGGCCTGGCGATGGACTACCAGGTGTTCCTGGTGACCCGCATGCGCGAGGAGTTCGTGCACGGCAAGTCGCCAGCCGAGGCGGTGGTCTCCGGTTACCACCACGGCGCCCGCGTGGTGACCGCGGCGGCGATCATCATGATCTCGGTGTTCGCCTCGTTCATGCTCGAACCCGATGTCACCGTGAAGTCCTTCGGCTTCGCGCTCGCCGCGGGCGTGCTGTTCGACGCCTTCGTGGTGCGCATGGTGCTGATCCCGGCGCTGCTGGTGATCATGGGCAAGTGGTCGTGGTGGATGCCCGCCTGGCTGGACCGCGTCCTGCCCGAGATCGACGTGGAGGGCGCCAAGTTGCGCGATCTGCAGCAGCCCGCGGGCCTGCCGAACAAGGAACCGGTCGGCGTCTGA
- a CDS encoding TetR/AcrR family transcriptional regulator: MAQPDAADSIIAGGGTKMAIRDAAVELFGSKGFEQTSLREVADAVGITKASLYYHYPSKLDLLLAIIDPVVENIRAVVADIDGLAHDAENARRVLRDYLRGMIRHRDAGSMCVRDTVAVYNAVSERYPDVLEAGRVLTDWLAGPEASDEARVRAAAAISVITTALTAHEYAPGARAELLETTLLDAATSVLNVRVTA; the protein is encoded by the coding sequence ATGGCCCAACCAGACGCAGCCGACAGCATCATCGCTGGTGGCGGCACCAAGATGGCGATTCGTGACGCCGCGGTGGAGTTGTTCGGAAGCAAAGGTTTCGAACAGACGAGCTTGCGTGAGGTCGCCGATGCGGTAGGGATCACAAAGGCATCCCTCTACTATCACTATCCCTCGAAACTGGATCTGCTGCTCGCGATCATCGACCCGGTCGTGGAGAACATCCGCGCGGTGGTCGCCGACATCGACGGATTGGCGCACGATGCCGAGAACGCGCGCCGGGTGCTGCGCGACTACCTGCGCGGCATGATCCGCCACCGCGACGCGGGCTCGATGTGCGTGCGTGACACGGTCGCGGTGTACAACGCGGTGTCCGAGCGCTACCCCGACGTCCTGGAAGCGGGCAGGGTGCTCACCGACTGGCTCGCCGGGCCGGAGGCGTCCGACGAGGCGCGAGTGCGTGCCGCCGCCGCCATCTCGGTGATCACCACCGCCCTGACAGCGCACGAATACGCCCCGGGAGCCCGCGCCGAACTGCTCGAGACCACCTTGCTCGACGCGGCGACCTCTGTGCTGAACGTTCGCGTCACCGCGTAG
- a CDS encoding RrF2 family transcriptional regulator: protein MHITAKVDYAVRTLVEIARVSAAPMAKVKAETIASAQKIPPKVLEAVLAELRRADLVTSRRGPDGGYRLARPAAEISIADVIRAVESPLASVRGERPEDVHYEGAAAPLQRVWIALRVNIRAVLENVSIEQVATDRLPEFVGALTADPGAWSRR from the coding sequence GTGCACATCACCGCGAAGGTCGACTACGCGGTGCGCACCCTGGTCGAGATCGCACGGGTATCGGCCGCGCCGATGGCCAAGGTCAAGGCCGAGACCATCGCTTCGGCCCAGAAGATCCCGCCCAAGGTGCTCGAGGCGGTACTGGCCGAACTGCGCCGCGCCGACCTGGTGACCAGCAGGCGCGGGCCCGACGGCGGGTACCGGCTGGCCCGGCCCGCCGCCGAGATCTCCATCGCCGATGTCATCCGGGCTGTCGAGAGCCCGCTGGCCTCGGTCCGTGGCGAGCGCCCCGAGGACGTGCACTACGAGGGAGCGGCCGCGCCACTGCAACGGGTGTGGATCGCGCTGCGGGTGAACATCCGGGCGGTGCTCGAGAATGTCTCGATCGAGCAGGTGGCCACCGATCGGCTGCCGGAATTCGTCGGCGCGCTCACCGCCGACCCGGGGGCCTGGTCGCGCCGGTGA